One segment of Thermosipho atlanticus DSM 15807 DNA contains the following:
- a CDS encoding phospholipase C/P1 nuclease family protein, translating to MKKLLLSLFVLVSLVSFSWSGHEALTYYLIQDLPNASTLVEITPYNYVEDRVYNQDFLVLEDVAGQRKFFEPLGDGVFPPDPTPMNNKLPVWQILTIYSPEPDNGMDEGLNLDPLQVLIGNSQGVRHMRYRIGILSAFQGDKSFLYFVNMSKIAFENGDRYWGYRFLARALHYIEDLSQPYHNAPGELGEMIWAAMNKNMSTILGNAHYFLDDYLVYLLYYSDNAARETILGAKPLFFDTYEEYVQSVMDYTLAKFPIVHREVKRIFGEDTLLQRIKIDDMKERDKDGEFAVLKSEILSILSYSSSVIKGFLLDFLKDVGEID from the coding sequence ATGAAAAAGTTACTTTTAAGTTTATTTGTTTTAGTTTCTTTAGTTTCATTTTCCTGGAGTGGACATGAAGCTTTGACTTATTATTTGATCCAAGATTTACCAAATGCGAGTACTTTAGTTGAAATTACTCCATACAATTATGTGGAAGACAGGGTATATAATCAAGATTTTCTCGTTCTTGAGGATGTAGCTGGTCAAAGAAAATTTTTTGAACCACTTGGTGACGGAGTATTTCCTCCAGATCCAACACCGATGAATAATAAATTACCAGTATGGCAGATTTTGACAATATATTCTCCAGAACCTGACAACGGAATGGATGAGGGCCTCAATTTAGATCCTTTACAAGTTTTAATAGGTAACAGTCAAGGTGTAAGACATATGAGATATAGAATAGGGATTTTGAGTGCTTTTCAAGGGGATAAATCATTTTTGTATTTTGTAAACATGTCAAAAATCGCATTTGAAAATGGAGATAGATATTGGGGATACAGGTTTTTAGCTAGAGCTTTGCATTATATAGAAGATTTATCTCAACCATATCATAATGCTCCTGGAGAATTAGGAGAGATGATTTGGGCTGCAATGAATAAAAACATGAGTACTATATTGGGTAATGCTCATTATTTTCTTGACGATTATCTTGTTTATCTCTTATATTATTCAGATAATGCTGCAAGAGAAACTATTCTTGGAGCAAAACCTTTATTTTTTGACACTTACGAAGAATATGTTCAAAGTGTAATGGATTATACTTTAGCTAAATTTCCAATTGTGCACAGAGAGGTTAAAAGAATTTTTGGTGAAGATACGTTATTACAAAGGATAAAGATAGATGATATGAAAGAAAGAGATAAAGATGGAGAATTTGCAGTGTTAAAATCAGAGATATTAAGTATTCTTTCATATTCATCATCTGTGATAAAAGGTTTCCTTTTGGATTTTTTAAAAGATGTAGGCGAAATTGATTAG
- the ligA gene encoding NAD-dependent DNA ligase LigA: MDKEKIKKEIEELRRKIEYHNYRYYVLADPVISDEEYDKLMKRLTELEKKYPEFMSPNSPTQKVGGGLISGFRTLPHSIPMLSLDNTYNEEEIKEFDRRVKKLLNVPEVEYVCELKIDGVSVAIRYEEGKFALALSRGNGIEGDDISENVKKIKSIPLRLFKPLTIEVRGEIFMPVDEFKRYNIQREEEGLQPFANPRNATAGTLRQLDSSIVAKRKLDSFIYYIVEPEKYGLKTQWEALKFLKELGLKVNPLSKLCNNIECVIEYWKEMIQQRTKLGYWADGVVVKVNNFDYYKVLGETAKAPRWAIAFKFPAIKAKTKLLNVEFNVGRTGTITPVAILEPVTLEGTIVKRASLHNFDYIKEKDIKIGDFVYIEKAGGIIPQVISVIKELRTGNEKEVQPPKKCPVCGGPVGKLSEMEVALRCLNPHCPQKLKRHLEIFVSRSAFDISGIGEKLVDKFVDAKIINDIADIFYLTPFDLAQISGVGQKTIANILKQIEKAKKTPLHKVIVGLGIPMVGEKTAKILTEHFKNIDDLANATYEKLTSIDGIGPEVAKSIIDYFQNEKTKEIIKKLKKAGINLESKVVKKGNKLKNLTFVITGTLKKYTREEAKELIEQLGGKVTNSVTSKTDYLIVGEKPGSKLDKARQLGIKILNEEEFEKLINS, translated from the coding sequence ATGGATAAAGAAAAAATAAAAAAAGAAATTGAAGAACTACGTAGAAAAATTGAATATCACAATTATAGATACTATGTACTTGCAGATCCTGTAATCAGCGATGAAGAATATGATAAATTAATGAAACGGTTAACTGAACTTGAAAAGAAGTACCCTGAATTTATGTCACCAAATTCTCCCACACAAAAAGTGGGAGGAGGTTTAATTTCTGGTTTCAGAACACTCCCTCATTCCATCCCTATGCTCAGTCTTGATAATACATATAATGAGGAAGAAATAAAAGAATTTGACAGAAGAGTCAAAAAACTTTTAAATGTTCCTGAAGTTGAATATGTATGTGAATTAAAAATCGACGGTGTTTCTGTTGCAATAAGATATGAAGAAGGTAAATTTGCATTAGCTTTAAGTAGAGGTAACGGAATTGAAGGAGATGATATCTCCGAAAATGTGAAAAAAATAAAATCTATTCCTCTAAGATTATTTAAACCATTGACTATAGAGGTCAGGGGAGAAATTTTCATGCCAGTTGATGAATTTAAACGTTACAACATTCAAAGAGAAGAAGAAGGGCTCCAACCATTTGCTAATCCAAGAAATGCCACAGCTGGAACTTTAAGGCAGCTCGATTCATCAATAGTTGCAAAAAGAAAGTTAGATTCATTCATTTATTACATTGTTGAACCTGAAAAATACGGTTTAAAAACTCAGTGGGAAGCATTAAAATTCCTAAAAGAACTAGGATTAAAGGTTAACCCACTTTCAAAATTATGTAATAACATTGAATGTGTAATTGAATATTGGAAAGAAATGATTCAGCAACGTACTAAACTTGGTTATTGGGCTGATGGCGTTGTCGTAAAAGTAAACAATTTTGATTACTATAAAGTATTAGGTGAAACTGCAAAAGCTCCAAGATGGGCAATTGCGTTTAAATTTCCAGCTATCAAAGCAAAAACAAAACTACTTAATGTGGAATTTAACGTTGGAAGAACTGGAACAATAACTCCTGTTGCTATTCTTGAACCAGTTACTCTTGAAGGTACCATTGTTAAAAGGGCATCATTACACAATTTTGATTATATTAAGGAAAAAGATATAAAAATTGGGGATTTTGTATATATCGAAAAGGCTGGAGGAATAATTCCTCAAGTAATAAGTGTTATAAAAGAATTAAGAACTGGAAATGAAAAAGAGGTACAACCTCCTAAGAAATGTCCAGTTTGCGGAGGCCCTGTTGGAAAATTATCAGAAATGGAAGTAGCACTTCGCTGTTTAAACCCCCACTGTCCACAAAAACTAAAACGACACCTTGAAATTTTTGTTTCAAGGTCAGCATTTGATATTTCTGGAATTGGAGAAAAACTCGTTGATAAATTTGTTGATGCAAAAATCATAAATGATATTGCTGATATTTTTTATCTTACTCCGTTTGATCTTGCACAAATAAGTGGTGTAGGGCAAAAAACAATTGCAAATATTTTAAAACAAATTGAGAAAGCTAAAAAAACTCCTTTACATAAGGTAATTGTAGGTCTTGGTATACCAATGGTAGGTGAAAAAACAGCAAAAATATTAACGGAGCATTTTAAAAATATTGATGATCTTGCAAATGCTACTTATGAAAAATTAACTTCAATTGATGGAATAGGTCCCGAAGTTGCAAAAAGTATAATAGATTACTTTCAAAACGAAAAAACAAAAGAAATTATCAAAAAACTCAAAAAAGCAGGTATAAATCTTGAATCAAAAGTAGTAAAAAAAGGTAATAAATTGAAAAATCTTACATTTGTAATTACAGGGACCTTGAAAAAATATACCAGGGAAGAAGCAAAGGAACTAATCGAACAACTAGGAGGAAAAGTTACTAATTCCGTAACATCAAAGACTGATTATTTAATCGTTGGAGAAAAGCCTGGCTCTAAGCTTGATAAAGCCAGGCAATTAGGTATTAAAATTTTAAATGAAGAAGAATTTGAAAAACTTATAAACAGCTAA
- the rnr gene encoding ribonuclease R, which produces MNMLNKKIVEKKLTSKTYTPKVLKELYKIFNLRTKQEKQKLRKILLELISEGKIYKDSKGKYRPLKDNLAIGTLELTRNGTLAFVWTESGDEIAIPAEKLGNALHKDKVLVEIIGKWYDLPEGKVIKVIERGLKKIVGTFQPRGRFAFIIPDDPKIQYDFYVPVEYFNNAKPGVKVVAEIVKYPSPTRNPVAKVIEVLGYSDDPSTDFPTIVVKHDLPVEFPEKVLKEVAKIPEKVTPKDLKGRRDFRNEIIVTIDGADAKDFDDAVNVKKLQNGNYLLGVHIADVSYYVKEGTELDKEAFKRGTSVYLVDRVIPMLPFKLSHGICSLVQGEDRLVMSLLMELNKEGEVVDFEVTPGVIRSYRRLIYDDVNALFSGDKEAYRKIGDLKEQLFLMKELKDILRNARRKRGAILDIEGGEVKIILDEKGHTIDIIPRYRGEAEVIIEEFMIKANETIAEIFNNFDLPFVYRVHEQPDPDTILQLKNYLSALGINFKLPKKIQPKLLQELLEKTEGHPLRSSIERLLVRSMKRAVYSSTNIGHFGLASYAYTHFTSPIRRYPDLVVHRLIRNFLKTNGKLTKKKIKELNKKLTKIAVHSSKRERTADEAEWDYTALKKIDYISRHIGDVFDVVVTSVTKFGLFVEIIDKYISGLIHVSTMNDYYIYNEEKSILIGERKGKIYKIGDKLKAKVIKADKTRMQIDFEIYNEEENKSNIN; this is translated from the coding sequence ATTAATATGTTAAATAAAAAAATTGTCGAAAAAAAATTAACCTCTAAAACTTACACCCCAAAAGTCTTAAAAGAACTATATAAAATTTTTAATCTTAGAACAAAACAAGAAAAACAGAAATTAAGAAAGATCCTTTTAGAACTAATTTCTGAAGGTAAAATATATAAAGATAGTAAAGGAAAATATAGACCTTTAAAAGATAATCTTGCTATAGGTACCCTTGAACTTACAAGAAATGGTACTCTTGCGTTTGTATGGACAGAATCAGGAGATGAAATAGCTATACCAGCTGAAAAACTTGGAAATGCTTTGCACAAAGATAAAGTTCTAGTTGAGATCATTGGAAAATGGTATGATCTTCCAGAAGGAAAAGTTATAAAGGTCATTGAGAGAGGACTCAAAAAAATAGTTGGAACTTTTCAACCCCGTGGAAGGTTTGCATTCATAATCCCAGATGATCCAAAAATCCAATACGACTTTTACGTTCCTGTTGAATATTTTAACAATGCAAAACCAGGTGTAAAGGTTGTCGCTGAAATAGTAAAGTATCCATCACCAACAAGAAATCCCGTTGCAAAAGTGATTGAAGTTTTAGGATATTCTGACGATCCTTCAACTGATTTCCCAACTATTGTAGTAAAACATGATTTACCAGTCGAATTTCCAGAAAAAGTTTTAAAAGAAGTTGCAAAAATACCAGAAAAGGTGACTCCAAAAGACTTAAAAGGAAGAAGAGATTTTAGAAATGAAATTATAGTTACTATAGATGGGGCAGATGCAAAAGACTTTGATGATGCAGTAAATGTGAAAAAATTACAAAACGGAAATTACCTTCTTGGGGTTCATATTGCCGATGTTTCGTATTATGTAAAAGAAGGTACAGAACTTGACAAAGAAGCTTTTAAAAGAGGTACTAGCGTATACCTTGTTGATAGAGTGATACCAATGCTTCCATTTAAACTTTCACATGGAATTTGCAGTCTTGTCCAGGGTGAAGATCGTCTTGTAATGTCTCTTTTAATGGAATTAAATAAAGAAGGAGAAGTAGTCGATTTTGAAGTAACTCCAGGAGTTATTAGAAGTTATAGAAGACTTATATATGATGATGTTAATGCTTTATTTTCGGGGGATAAAGAAGCATACAGAAAAATTGGTGATTTAAAAGAACAATTGTTTTTGATGAAGGAATTGAAAGACATTTTAAGGAATGCAAGAAGAAAAAGAGGTGCTATCTTAGATATAGAAGGCGGCGAAGTCAAAATAATACTTGATGAAAAAGGACATACTATAGATATAATTCCAAGATACAGAGGGGAAGCCGAAGTTATAATTGAAGAATTTATGATAAAAGCAAATGAAACTATTGCGGAAATTTTCAACAATTTCGATTTACCGTTTGTATACAGAGTTCATGAACAGCCAGATCCCGATACTATATTACAACTCAAAAATTATCTCTCTGCACTTGGAATAAACTTTAAGTTACCTAAAAAAATACAACCAAAATTACTACAAGAACTGTTGGAAAAGACAGAAGGACATCCTCTAAGAAGTAGTATCGAAAGATTATTAGTTAGATCCATGAAAAGAGCGGTTTATTCTTCAACTAATATAGGGCATTTTGGGCTTGCATCATACGCCTATACACACTTTACTTCACCAATTAGAAGGTATCCTGATCTTGTTGTTCACAGACTGATAAGAAACTTTCTTAAGACTAATGGAAAGTTAACCAAAAAGAAAATAAAAGAATTAAACAAAAAACTAACTAAGATAGCTGTACATAGTAGTAAAAGAGAAAGAACAGCCGATGAAGCAGAATGGGATTATACAGCCCTGAAAAAAATAGACTATATTTCAAGGCATATTGGGGATGTTTTCGACGTAGTGGTAACCTCGGTAACAAAATTTGGGTTATTCGTAGAAATTATCGACAAATATATTTCAGGATTAATCCATGTCTCTACAATGAATGATTACTACATATATAACGAAGAAAAAAGTATTTTAATTGGCGAAAGAAAAGGAAAAATATATAAAATAGGCGATAAATTAAAGGCAAAAGTAATTAAAGCCGATAAAACAAGAATGCAAATTGATTTTGAAATATATAATGAAGAAGAAAATAAAAGCAATATTAATTAA
- a CDS encoding 16S rRNA (cytosine(967)-C(5))-methyltransferase, which translates to MNDLLIAYRLLRKKFKAGMFSKDFYEAFSYVEEKAFFKDLVYGVLRRQEYLDWVVNKFLRKKDIPPSIRTILRIGAYLILFTNIPNYAVVNETVNLVEKQSFRKLVNAILRNITKIPYLEHPKELYLKYSVPKWLLEYWKKFLPNDYLYSMLEYNLIPIKTSARVNKRKLTREQLNLENIKYTAHSPIGIIFETFNISPWELKEYIKGDITYQSESSQLIPLLIDFNKDEFILDACSAPGGKATEILELSDVKLYVNDIDASRIELVRNQFKRLNLRAEKFTIKDARKLNFDFKFDKILVDAPCSSLGTARRNPEVLRRQSPKNIKFLSSLQKEILTNIWTLLKQKGLLVYSTCTVTYEENTMNVKWLVEEKGGKIIDIRDKLENFKVKYLWDGYGALFYPDENLTPFYVSIILKE; encoded by the coding sequence TTGAATGATCTTTTAATTGCGTATCGGTTACTTCGAAAGAAATTTAAAGCAGGTATGTTTTCAAAAGATTTTTATGAAGCTTTCTCCTATGTTGAGGAGAAAGCTTTTTTTAAAGATTTAGTATATGGAGTTCTAAGAAGACAGGAATATCTTGATTGGGTTGTAAATAAATTTTTAAGAAAGAAGGATATTCCTCCTTCAATTAGAACAATTCTAAGAATTGGTGCATATTTGATTTTATTCACTAACATTCCAAATTATGCTGTAGTAAACGAAACAGTTAATCTTGTTGAAAAGCAATCATTCAGAAAATTGGTAAATGCAATTCTAAGAAACATAACAAAGATTCCTTACCTTGAACATCCAAAAGAATTATATTTAAAATATTCCGTTCCAAAATGGTTATTAGAATATTGGAAAAAGTTTCTTCCAAATGATTACCTTTATTCAATGCTTGAATACAATCTTATTCCAATAAAAACTAGTGCACGAGTTAATAAACGAAAATTAACAAGAGAACAGTTGAATCTTGAAAATATAAAATATACTGCACATTCTCCAATTGGAATAATTTTCGAAACCTTTAATATTTCCCCTTGGGAATTAAAAGAATACATCAAAGGGGATATTACATATCAAAGTGAATCATCACAATTGATTCCTCTTTTGATAGATTTTAATAAAGACGAATTTATTCTCGACGCTTGTAGTGCACCAGGTGGAAAAGCAACAGAAATTCTGGAGCTTTCTGACGTGAAATTATACGTAAATGATATTGATGCATCAAGAATAGAATTAGTTAGAAATCAATTCAAACGTCTTAATCTCAGAGCAGAAAAATTCACTATAAAAGATGCAAGAAAATTAAACTTCGATTTCAAGTTTGATAAAATATTAGTTGATGCCCCTTGTAGTAGTCTTGGAACAGCCAGAAGAAATCCAGAAGTTTTAAGAAGGCAATCGCCAAAAAACATAAAATTTCTTTCATCCCTCCAAAAGGAAATATTAACAAATATTTGGACATTATTGAAACAAAAAGGTTTATTAGTTTACTCAACTTGTACCGTAACCTATGAAGAAAATACCATGAATGTAAAATGGTTAGTTGAGGAAAAAGGTGGAAAAATAATAGATATACGAGACAAATTGGAAAATTTTAAGGTAAAATACTTATGGGATGGATACGGAGCGCTTTTTTACCCTGACGAAAATCTTACACCGTTTTATGTCTCAATTATTTTAAAGGAGTGA
- a CDS encoding zinc metallopeptidase yields MFFFDPSFIILIPGLIVALITQAYIQEKFNKYSKIKSSLNMSGAELAKFMLESAGIYDVTIERIPGKLTDHYDPRNKVVRLSSATYSSDSVASLGVVAHEIGHAIQHAKGYIPLVIRNGIAPVVSITSNLSWILFIVGFLFFNIALIRLGIILFSFAVIFSLITLPVEFDASNKAVKILASNLMMPPKELEGVKQVLTAAAMTYVAGTLMAILQLLRMIFLAGLIGGNRD; encoded by the coding sequence GTGTTCTTCTTTGATCCAAGTTTTATCATATTAATTCCTGGACTTATAGTTGCCCTTATTACACAAGCTTATATTCAGGAAAAATTTAACAAATATTCCAAAATAAAATCTTCTCTAAATATGAGCGGAGCTGAACTAGCTAAATTTATGCTAGAATCAGCAGGTATCTACGACGTGACAATTGAAAGAATTCCTGGAAAACTTACTGATCATTACGATCCCAGAAATAAAGTTGTGAGACTTTCAAGTGCAACATACAGTTCCGATTCTGTTGCTTCACTGGGAGTTGTTGCTCACGAAATTGGACATGCTATACAACATGCAAAAGGTTACATTCCTTTGGTAATTAGAAATGGAATAGCCCCCGTTGTTTCAATAACATCTAATCTTTCATGGATACTTTTTATAGTAGGTTTTCTATTTTTCAACATTGCACTTATTAGATTAGGAATAATTTTATTCTCCTTTGCAGTTATATTTTCTTTAATTACACTTCCAGTTGAATTTGATGCAAGTAACAAAGCTGTTAAAATATTAGCTTCGAATTTAATGATGCCGCCAAAAGAACTTGAAGGTGTCAAACAGGTCTTAACCGCAGCTGCAATGACATACGTAGCTGGAACATTAATGGCTATTTTACAATTACTAAGAATGATTTTCCTGGCTGGTCTTATAGGAGGTAACAGAGATTGA
- a CDS encoding response regulator transcription factor gives MKVLIVEDDSKLRRLLELEFTHEKFEVQTTEYGEDAIFMYEEFKPDVVILDIMLPDIDGTEVAKKIRKIDPDAGIIMLTALGETKNKVEGLESGADDYVVKPFDFEELLARVKALLRRKKIEFEQEMIIGDLSIDFNSRTVKYKGREVQLSKTEFELLSYLVKNLGRVVSKEEILNAVWGLDYYGTPNTVEVYINYLRKKLDPNLIKTIRGIGYTISKG, from the coding sequence ATGAAAGTATTGATAGTTGAAGATGATAGCAAATTAAGAAGGCTTCTTGAATTAGAATTTACACACGAAAAATTTGAAGTCCAAACAACAGAATATGGAGAAGATGCAATATTCATGTACGAGGAATTTAAACCTGACGTAGTTATTCTTGATATAATGTTACCTGATATTGACGGAACCGAAGTTGCAAAGAAAATAAGAAAAATTGATCCTGATGCTGGCATCATTATGCTTACTGCTCTAGGAGAAACTAAAAATAAAGTCGAAGGACTTGAAAGTGGAGCTGATGACTATGTTGTTAAACCATTTGATTTTGAAGAACTTCTTGCAAGAGTCAAGGCTCTACTGAGAAGAAAAAAAATAGAATTTGAACAGGAAATGATAATTGGCGATTTATCGATCGATTTTAATTCTAGAACAGTCAAATATAAGGGAAGAGAAGTTCAATTAAGTAAAACTGAATTTGAACTTCTTTCGTATCTTGTAAAAAATCTCGGAAGAGTTGTTTCAAAAGAAGAAATTCTTAATGCCGTTTGGGGACTTGATTATTACGGTACCCCTAATACGGTAGAAGTGTATATAAATTACTTAAGAAAAAAACTTGATCCAAATTTAATAAAAACTATACGAGGTATAGGATATACTATTTCAAAAGGATAA